The Helicoverpa zea isolate HzStark_Cry1AcR chromosome 2, ilHelZeax1.1, whole genome shotgun sequence DNA window GCTATTGGTTATATCAGCAGCATTTAGTGTAGCTCTGACTAATGGTCCTCTGCCTGCACCTAACACCATAACTGTTATAGTTTCCTTTTTCTTGTCTGCAGTGTCTCCTTGTCCTAGCTCTTGAGCATTTGCTGTAGCTATGTCAGCATTTATCTGAGTGTATAAAAATAAGCTAAACATTAATTGAGCAAAAACAATACTTGATATCAGGTTACTAGCTTGCTCTTGCAAGCAGGGCACTTGTCACACAAGTACTTCTGTAGTACAGaggtaataaagaaaaatatataccaCTTGAGAAGGCCCTTTCTGCAGATCAGTCAAGGCTTGTGCAATAGCTTTCTGATATTGATCATATTTAATTGGGTCCTTTTCAAACACATTATAAGTGTGTGTGTCCAAGTTATCAGCCAACGGTTGGAGTGGAGTCTGCAGATAATCTTCCCACcttcaatattaaaatagattATAGATACCacaaatgaaaatacaaaataaaattaagcaaaagAACTAATCATACCCTCTAGCATAACTTAACATAGGATCGTCAGCTAGATAAGGTCTTCGTTTCCAGATCCTTAACAGGTATTGCAAATAGAACTCCACATTGGACCTCCTTGCTCCACTCACAATAACCTGAGCTTCATGTTCAACTAAGCTCAATACCAGCTGAGAGTGAGCTCGAGATAGTACAGGATATCTGCATTAAATACATAGGAATATGAACaacttataactttttaattacaacaattatgtaagtaattcaatttaaataaaaaaataaattaccccTTTTTGTTGGTATGGAAAATAGATGTTGGTACAATAATAGCTTTCACAGGTTCTCCTAACCATCGTTTTATTACAGCTTCTGAAGGTAAATCTGCTGACAGCTCTAAGGCCACACCAACTCGTTTATCAAACTCAAGGTGCTCATGGAATTTAGACCACCATAGCCATGTCTCATCCCAAGCCGCATCATCTTCTTCAGGGTCGGCGTCACCTCTATTCTTTGTTCTTGTACATGTCATAGGAATGTGAGCCCATATAAGGGATGGGTgatgactaaaataaaaaaaatgattaaaaccACGGTTTGTTATTGTTACCGTGTCCTTGAGGCTTCCTCAATTAACTAACCTGGTTTCATAGTATGAATTGAGAATTCTAGCCAAATTATTTGATTCTCTACCATGTACAGAAAACATGATTGCGGGAAGTCCAAGCCCTCGACAGTAACCGAGTTCTTCGTTCAAACAATCTTCATGACGTTGGCGAACGCCGGGTGACGGCGAGTCTACGTTTAGATAAGGGGACAACCTCCCTACAATCCTGCCCGTCCAATCTTGAGGAGATAGTATCATATCTGATCTTGTGAAACCACCAACCCTGCCGGCTATTGAACATGGTCTCCGAAAACGTGGGTGAACTACTGGCGAAACTATAAAAGAGTAATTGCAACGCAAAGCTTCTGTTAAACAAGCTTGTAAATCTGGAGTGGACGTAAATTCCAAGCCGCAAGATATTTCTTGCTGCGACATGCTAAATTCATGCGATAGCTCACAAtttattaaactaaataaaatttacaatgTGACAGAAGAAACTCCTCAATAGTTGAAATTTGAatggaatgttttttttgtctatgATGTATTTATGATGGGCACAGACTACAAAAACACCGCTGTTCCGCGTGCTGCTTTTATTTACTagaaattctattctattctatcggCTACGCATCAATAGGCGTTCTACGTGTATGACCGTACACAGTATtcggagaatcgggcccctgcccTGTCTTAACATACACGCTACGGTCTACCGGAGAGGTAATCTGTGCAGATACCTGCGCCAGGTGCCtgagcaggggcccgattctcctaagttaataatgtaaatTGAATAGAAGTCGAATCACAATaagatcgcaatagcagttttagccatatcgggcattctgctactaatataagaccaatcgtattccaaagTCATTCgatggtttgcgattggtctgctatttaggtgattttggtttatacggtagtttgctctacaatcatattgcagtcgtaaatcatttgcagacaaaatgattcattattgaatgacagaaaaggataaaaacgtttatttcaaagaaaaatatcggaatgccacatacacttcaatcgtaatcgagtcgcgattggatcgcagtcgaatgtgaaccgtgtgttgcttaagtaaaactAGAGAATAGTAGCGTTCAAAAAACTGCCTCTCctcaaaatttcaaaaaaccTCTTCGGTAGACCATAGCGTGTATGGCCGGCggcattatgtactccctttaaactgccttatgtactcgcctAAGTACTCACTCTCCTTTTGGTGCAGTTAGCAGTTGCTGGCAGTTGGTACATCAAATCAAGAGTTTTTGAGTTACGGGAACAACTCGTGAACCTTGCCCAGGGGGAATCCCTGAACTTACTGGCTGTCCTTTATGGATCTGACTGCTGGTTCATAAAATAGATGATTGAAAAAAACTGCTTGCGGCAGAAATGAGAACATAAGAAGAAGTTTGAGGCGGGCGATGTGTGCAAAATTACAATATTCTTGTGGTCTGGGAGTAATTCTGAGTAATTTTCATTGGCTATTTCATCGAGATAGGAAGTTATAGTATATAGAGTATAGTTATAAGGCAATGACTTATTTTAAATCtcaatggtattttttttttgtgctgttTGACTTGACAGTTCATCGATTGATGGATGACAGTTATCATTTTTCATGGTTTGTTTATAAACTTGAAATTGTTTAGAAAAGATAGATACTTCTTTAAATCATTTATAGAATATCGAACCGAATTAGTTTATGTGGATTAGATGTCTGCAATGAATGAGAAAAATCCTTTACTGTTgtcatcatcagtaaaaaagtGTGAAAAGCGTAATAATGTAGGAAGACCAGTTACGGCAAATATTAAACTGTTTGGCCCTCAACCGCGATCTATAATAGCCCAAATGTTATCAGACATGAAATCGAGAAGTATTGTAGATTCAGCTTCATCCCATGAACCCTCAAGCCAAAATCATATGTCACACGATTTAGTCGAAACCGATAATCGTGAACAACACATAACAGAGATTATTAGGTAAATAAGTTACAGAATATTTACTTGATTTGTCAATTTTCAACTAAGAAAAATGGTTTAAGTTGATATGTTTATCTTTTAGGGATTGCAGCAGACAACACAAGCCTCTTCAGTCATCACAACAGCTATTTTTATGTGATTATGCAGATTGTAATTACTCTTGTAAGTTATCTTCCAACCTTATAAAGCACAAAAGAGTGCACACCAATGAAAAGCCTTATCTTTGTGACAGATGCTCATTTAGGACCAATTTTGTTAACTCTTTGAAGGCTCACAAAAGAATACATACAGCTGAGAAACCATATAAATGTAACCATTGCAGCTACAAATGTAACAGCAGTTCTAATCTTAAAAAGCATTGCCACCTGAGGCATCCTGAAGGTAATAagtgtaaatataaatagatgtgATGTAATAGAACTGTCAAGTATTGTTGATTATTACATCATTACAAGAAACTGTGATCTGAATAGCTGATTTATAAATTGTTCAATAGTCATTATTGGTAATGATTGTGATTTACACTGTTACTGCAGCCATAGCACAGTGTTAATAGGgtgaaaaagaaacaaagacTTGTTcaaagctttatattttttacaattaccTAAGTATATTGATATATGATcctaaaaagtatataataactGGTATAAATGTTGCCCAAAGTACTTAAATCAAGGCTTTCCTCTTAAAACATGATAAAATACTCAATAGTTGGtagttgtaaaatattttgagctCAAATAGCGAGGTTACatgaataaacataaaaaaaaaacaatactagtTTGGTTTATAAATTATAAGTCAATATCAGTGGCAATGCTCTGTAAAGTCTACAACAACAGATTCACGCCAACCAAAGAGGAAGTAACCAGTTGCTGATCCCAGAACAACGGCGGCACATAACCATGTATTATACGACATGAATACCAGCATCAACATGTAACTTACTAAAACTTGCACTCCATGAAGCACTGTCTGCCATGCATGTGCTGTACTCATCATAGTAGGACTGAAATCATATTGAAATTCattaattatgattattattttgtgtaaatgaTTAGTAAATTTAAGTACTCACACATTTCTTTCAAGGACATGGGGCACGGgccttaaacaaacaaaaggACAGTtatttaaagtgtaaaattacatttaaaccCACCATTCAAAATTTTCTAAATTATAGTGTAGCCAAGCCAATGCGTAACCTAATTATGTAAGATATATAATATTCAGTTTactagttttaagttgtataagtttattttaaggttcatttgtttatgttcaaaataaaatgtaacataattaatacattttttttattttatgacatggCATGAGCATGATATGCTTGAGATAATTTCATGTTACAGAAAATTCTAATTTTACGCATTAGCAAAGTAATGTGCAGTCGTTTTATTTGACACAGTCTAACTCATTAGTTAACAAAGTTATGTAAGCAGTAATAATCAGCGTATCTAATTATTATGTGTCCTTAGAAtatgaatgtaaatatttaatgctTTAGTCATGCATCATGGTGATTCATGCAGCTAGTATGGACAATAGTTGGTATTATGCTATTGAAAGATGACCCAAATATCAATGGCTTTACATGGTTCAGCTATGTTGATTTATTTCCAAGTTCATAGTGTGATTGCATAATCTCTACTTATCAGGTAGTAAATCTAAGTAAAAAAAGTTTGCTTTGTTTTGAATGTTAATTTGTGGActtatttaccaaataaatgattgcAATTACAGCTTTTAGCTTTAAATATCCTAATCCCATTAATTATTTCTTAAGGCTTTATGAGTCCAGCTCATGTTAGAAATATAGTGTATCGACACATCCAAACAGAGGTGTAGAACTTAAACACAAATTCCATGATATAGATTCAAATTCAAGAATTAGCAAGGATGAGACTATTGAGGCTGTTCTTATGTTTTAATTCTTTAAAACACTTTATGGTGCTATCACCCATCCTTGGTTGTGCattacatattttgtataaGAAAATTATACTCACTGTATAACTTGTGGCTCATCTGGGGTACAAAGGTTTGAAACACCTTTATCTGGTGGTGATACTGCGCAATATTGTAGCCCTGTGTATGTTTTCCACAATAGATGTTTTCTGTAGTATTTAAGGCTGTAACAAAaggtattaaaaattaatttggcCACAGCAGATGCTTATTATAGGAAATGAATTAGAACCAATGACTTTCTTACGCTACTATATGAGTCTCGCTTGAATTTGCTGTCAAAATTTTTCCacactaatattacaaacaggaatattttttgtttgttggtaccctaagggctccgaaactactgaaccgattagaaaattctttcattgttgggaagctacactgtGCCCGGGTgacataggctttttatccgggacGAGGGTACATAGTATCTATTAAGAGATCTGTGAC harbors:
- the LOC124640649 gene encoding protein arginine N-methyltransferase 5 — its product is MSQQEISCGLEFTSTPDLQACLTEALRCNYSFIVSPVVHPRFRRPCSIAGRVGGFTRSDMILSPQDWTGRIVGRLSPYLNVDSPSPGVRQRHEDCLNEELGYCRGLGLPAIMFSVHGRESNNLARILNSYYETSHHPSLIWAHIPMTCTRTKNRGDADPEEDDAAWDETWLWWSKFHEHLEFDKRVGVALELSADLPSEAVIKRWLGEPVKAIIVPTSIFHTNKKGYPVLSRAHSQLVLSLVEHEAQVIVSGARRSNVEFYLQYLLRIWKRRPYLADDPMLSYARGWEDYLQTPLQPLADNLDTHTYNVFEKDPIKYDQYQKAIAQALTDLQKGPSQVINADIATANAQELGQGDTADKKKETITVMVLGAGRGPLVRATLNAADITNSKVKVVAVEKNPCAVVVLTAQVREVWRDRDVVVIPGDMRQINLSPKADIIVSELLGSWGDNELSPECLDGAAGLLKPGGISIPCEYRSYVAPISSPRLWAAAKAASSISPSNQKDKNLETLWVVYMQNKHDIAETKLVFTFEHPAKGAKDHEGQELTDYRRLPLTDNRRSEILTWDVEQDNVMHGFGGYFDCTLYGKEMISIVPSTHSPGMISWFPVFIPIKTPLRVHKGDKITARFWRCLDSRRVWYEWIVEVGNHTTTLHNANGRSSEMLL